The stretch of DNA aATGAAATACACATCATGTTGAGGTTCAGGAAAATTTTAAAGgtccatttttttcttaactctTCTTTTATGCTTTagctaatatattattttttgaagtgtttttttttaagttggaaaaaacatataaattacTTTCCATAATGCCAAATTTAAAAgtgtcttttttcttcctgtattATCAATGGACTTATTTTCACTTATCGACTCATACCTTTTCTGCATGTGTCTGTCTGTATCCAAATCCCCCTTTTTATAAGAATACCAGTTATACTGAATGAGGACCCTCCCTAATGACCGCATCTTAACTTGGTTAAATCTGCAGAGATCCTACTTCTAACACAAGGTCCAGGGTCAGGACTTCAGCATCTCTTTTTCAGgagacacaattcaatccatgcATCTCTTTTTTAGgagacacaattcaatccatgcTCGTATTTTTGCTGAAGGCTTTAGGAATGAGGACAAGTCTTTCTCAGCCTGAAAGGGCCTATGTGCACATTTTCATtctcagagggaaaaaagacaTCTGTCCAGGGCTGAATTCCCATCAGCTCCCTATCCCGCAGCTCCCCACAGCCctttctcccacccccagcccgggTCCCACCCTGGAGGAGGCCAGCGCCTGGGCTCAGTCCTTCGACAAGCTCATGCTCACGCCCGCGGGCAGGAACGCCTTCCGGGAGTTTCTGCGGACCGAGTTCAGCGAGGAGAACATGCTCTTCTGGATGGCGTGCGAGGAGCTGAAGAAAGAAGCGAATAAAGCCATGATCGAAGAGAAAGCGAGGGTCATATACGAAGACTACATTTCTATTCTCTCTCCTAAGGAGGTAGGTGCCCATCAGAGGTCGAGGCCATGGGCCCAAAGGACCCCTTCAGTGTCTGGTCGCCTGGCCCGCTTACTGCTGCTCCAGAATAAGGAACTCCCCTGCCCCCTACTCATCATAGACTTGGGCAGTGGTCCCACCAATGGGTACCAAgtgcccttgctgctgctgctgctaagttgctttagtcgtgtccgactctatgcgaccccatagacggcagcccaccaggctcccccatccctgggattctccaggcaagaacactggagtgggttgccatttcctttcccagtgcgtgaaagtgaaaagtgaaagggaagtcgctcagtcatgtccgactcttagtgacctcatggactgcagcctaccaggctcctccatccatgggattttccaggcaagagtactggagtggggtgccagtgccttctccaaggggatgGAGAGGGTGGAACAAGCCGAGAGAGTAGCAtgggaacatatatatattagcatgtgtaatagacagccagtgggaatttgctgtgtgacacagggagctcaacccagtgctctgtgaccacctagagaggtgggatggggagggagatggggaggaggttcaggaagaaggggacataggtatacctgtggctgattcatgttgacgtttggcagaaaccaacacaataccacaaagcaattatccttcaattaaaaataaataaatttttttaaaaaagaaatacaacccCCATAAGCATCACTTTACCAGCATCGCCGAGAACTCATGGGAGATGTAGATTCTCACCCGCACCCAGACCCACTGAGCCAGAAGCTCTGCAGGGGCTCCACCTGGTTTAACCAACCCACCAGGGGCTTCCAACACCTCTGAAGTTTGGGACCCCTGTTCTCTGTCCAGTTCCTCCTTTGGTAGCTTAGCACTGGGTACGATCTTGCTTCGTTGGGATTTTTATAAAGCCAAACAAGCTGTGGGAGTCGGGGGTGGATGTCCAGAGAGGACCATGTCTGACAAGCCCGGTGTTTCCCCCGTCTCCACCAGGTCAGCCTGGACTCACGTGTGCGGGAGACCATCAACAGGAGCATGGCCGAGCCCTCCCGGAACATCTTCGATGATGCCCAGCTGCAGATCTACACGCTGATGCACAGGGACTCATACCCCCGCTTCACGAACTCCGCTCTCTACAAAGACCTGCTCCGCTCCTTATCCGAGAAAGCAGTGGAAGCCTAGGATATCaaagatatttattattaataaaataatccaaGAACTCGTGGGCTCCGTCTAGGACAGGGACTTTAGAGGCGGTAGTGTCTTCTGCTGGTCGTGCTCGGGCTGTTTTAATAACAGATGCTTTCTTCTGCAGAAAACTGATACATGCACCAAGAAAACTACAGCCACCTTTCCTGATCCTTTTGGAAAGACTGGGGTATGGCTGTGTAGAGAGGTTGTGTAGTTACATTTACGGTGACAGTAGTGTGTTCTCAAGTGACAAAGGATATACAAGAAGATGCCACATTGCCTTcaaagagtacatcatgggaacaAACGGGACCCAgattcccattttataaaaatgtgacCGCTACTTGTAAAATTGGTACCCTGCTGTATCTTAGGATACATGTATGTATTGCTAAATGcgtatatatgtttatgtgtatctTACATGGTTGATGTAAAGTGCTGTGCTCTTAACTGGATCAGCCTCAAAAGTTTGGTAAGAGAAGCAGTGTTTAGAAAATCCTTTTGTTGACAagttacctttattttttattaccagAGCCTGCCAACCTAAAGAATGAATTTTCAACTTAGTGACATTCATCACAAACATTCAAATAAGcatatttccttttttagtaCTGAAAGAAACATGGGCATTTtcactctaaaaaaataaagcacaagaGTTTTATCTCAGCCTTTCTTTTGTACATGTAACTAtttgagaaatagatggggaaacagtgtcagactttattttggggggctccaaaatcatggcagatggtgattgcagccatgaaattaaaagaggcttactccttggaaggagggttatgaccaacctagatagcatattaaaaagcagagacattactttgccaacaaaggtgcatctagtcaaggctatggtttcgccagtggtcatgtatggatgtgagagttgggccgtgaagaaagctgagcgtggaagaattgatgcttttgaactgtggtgttgcagtgtccttggactgcaaggagatccaaccagtccattctaaaggagatcagtcctgggtgttctttggaaggaatgatgctaaagctgaaactccagtactttggccacctcatacgaaaagttgactcattggaaaagactctgatgctgggagggattgggggcaggaggagaaggggacgaccgaggaagagatggctggatggcatcaccgacttgatggacgtgagtctgagtgaactctgggagttggtgatgaacagggaggcctggcgtgctgcgattcatggggtcgcaaagagtcggacacgactgagcaactgaactgaactgaagattaactaaGTACAGACACACTCAAGATTCtctcttagttcccagaccaggatttCATCTTTAGAGCCCACTGTTTTTTATCACAGGTGAACAGAATAAATTCATAGTTCACAGGTGAAAATACAGGCTTACAGATCTAAACCATCACTGTAATGAGTGGGGAAGAGATGCATCCAGAACGTAATTTGCATgaagctcagtcagtaaagaacccgtatgcaatgcaggagacccaggttcaacccctgggtcaggaagattccctggggaaggaaatggcaaccccccttcagtattcttcttgcctggagaatctgacggacagagaagcctgaggtcacaaagggtcggatacaacttagcgactgaaccacacTTGTGCCTCAGCCTTCACAGGATGGCCTTCCTCTTGGTCACCCCCTCCCTGGCCCTTCAGTCTGAAGATTTCTTCATTATACTCTTCAAGCCCCTGGTCCTCATTCTCAGCAAacacctcccctcctcctttaCTGCGACCATGGCGCCCCCCAAGCCTCCATCGCCCTGACGACCTATACATCCGCGTGGACCAGCATCCATGCCCTCTCCTGAGCCCAGCCCCACTGAAGGTGCTCTTTCCCCCTTTCCAAGATGTTAAACTCTCTCgtgtccttttttgttgttgttacagttgatttacagtgttaattgattgctgctgcacagcaaagtgattcagttgtacctatgtatattctttttcactatgGTTTAtccggatgtgagagttggaccatagagaaggttgagcaccaaagaattgatgctttcagactgtggtgctggagaagactcttgagagtcccttggatagcaaggaggtcaaaccagttaatcctgaaggaaatcaaccccaaatattcattggaaacactgatgctatactgaagcctcagcttcagtactttggccacctgatgtgaagagctgactcactggaaaagaccctgatactggggaggattgagggcaggagaagagggtggcagaggatgagatggttggatggcatcactgactcagtggacatgattttgagcaagctctgggagatggtgaaggacagggaagcctggcatatgcgaggtcacaaagagttggacagaacttagcgactgaacaacgaatGGTTTATCCCAGCATGTTGaatatagagttccctgtgccctaCAATGGGATCTCGTTGCTTATCCTTCCTATATAATGAGTTTGCATCTTGATTCTGACTCCATCTCCTAGGGTCTCATGTTTCTCCTTAGACAGAGAGGATGTCTTAGGGCTTGAGGCATCGACACTGCCCTGCAGCCACTTACACCTGAGTAAGGATGATAGATGTGTGGGGCAGAGACAGCAGCCGCCGTGAGTACTGGTCCAGAGAGGAGCTGAGCTCTGGAAGCCT from Ovis aries strain OAR_USU_Benz2616 breed Rambouillet chromosome 9, ARS-UI_Ramb_v3.0, whole genome shotgun sequence encodes:
- the RGS20 gene encoding regulator of G-protein signaling 20 isoform X3 — protein: MGFCSSCSQPMGSEWMEMRKRPVCAAQEPAACAPGQPGVENQGSNACCFCWCCCCSCSCLTVRNQEEQRLRRTSYEVRTEDLPTCEESPGPTLEEASAWAQSFDKLMLTPAGRNAFREFLRTEFSEENMLFWMACEELKKEANKAMIEEKARVIYEDYISILSPKEVSLDSRVRETINRSMAEPSRNIFDDAQLQIYTLMHRDSYPRFTNSALYKDLLRSLSEKAVEA
- the RGS20 gene encoding regulator of G-protein signaling 20 isoform X2, whose amino-acid sequence is MKQEAGMTATRSTVQPMGSEWMEMRKRPVCAAQEPAACAPGQPGVENQGSNACCFCWCCCCSCSCLTVRNQEEQRLRRTSYEVRTEDLPTCEESPGPTLEEASAWAQSFDKLMLTPAGRNAFREFLRTEFSEENMLFWMACEELKKEANKAMIEEKARVIYEDYISILSPKEVSLDSRVRETINRSMAEPSRNIFDDAQLQIYTLMHRDSYPRFTNSALYKDLLRSLSEKAVEA
- the RGS20 gene encoding regulator of G-protein signaling 20 isoform X4, giving the protein MGSEWMEMRKRPVCAAQEPAACAPGQPGVENQGSNACCFCWCCCCSCSCLTVRNQEEQRLRRTSYEVRTEDLPTCEESPGPTLEEASAWAQSFDKLMLTPAGRNAFREFLRTEFSEENMLFWMACEELKKEANKAMIEEKARVIYEDYISILSPKEVSLDSRVRETINRSMAEPSRNIFDDAQLQIYTLMHRDSYPRFTNSALYKDLLRSLSEKAVEA
- the RGS20 gene encoding regulator of G-protein signaling 20 isoform X1, which gives rise to MRTEDGGELAPAAPPALRVDGGTPMGSEWMEMRKRPVCAAQEPAACAPGQPGVENQGSNACCFCWCCCCSCSCLTVRNQEEQRLRRTSYEVRTEDLPTCEESPGPTLEEASAWAQSFDKLMLTPAGRNAFREFLRTEFSEENMLFWMACEELKKEANKAMIEEKARVIYEDYISILSPKEVSLDSRVRETINRSMAEPSRNIFDDAQLQIYTLMHRDSYPRFTNSALYKDLLRSLSEKAVEA